A window of the Fusarium poae strain DAOMC 252244 chromosome 3, whole genome shotgun sequence genome harbors these coding sequences:
- a CDS encoding hypothetical protein (TransMembrane:4 (i12-34o54-73i114-133o531-553i)): MQTPKISPVRSWSWEIISLLFALALLVAIIAVPAHYNDKVLKRWPYDISLNTTIAILSTFMRASMMLVVAELIGQMGWYSLRKPRPVSDLHHFDNASRGILGAIKLFWNVPPRLASIIAAIIIILSPAIAPFSQQAVRTVPCSREVSGSASLPISHYVPAPESSYRVSSAQREISNDMKATMINGLVNPNGKDINIEATCASGNCTFAENSQGVTHTSVAMCSSCLDTTEFIKLNITNEETGYPIVNYTLPNGLYFIPIRGRLLDTATGDVDWALGGVDSDFAEMTKRSITNLTILTSSQSACTNISRNEADCPEDRFTNDLPEPKHYRAQNAVAMTCALYPCLKHYHAQVKVGKLEEKVVNKEPLTPIEINLNDEGGGAAKNINRVTVQSPCLVDGEEYNFDNFSRMAESTEGASTVEIDGKNYTAPNQCIYEFGFGYSMGFGAFMRDTLFNRACNASYMVGSPADCGSRWWLTPLYNSSYETLDTAMDEFTTAITNNFRRQARRGFNTSGTDRVTGTVNETTICTVFDWRWILLPAGLMAITMALLIHVVVQSYTNTTLPIWKTSVLPLLFYGPNVLNDQTRETDVDELQRHAGKIKVEFKDDDGIRLRRIDTTATES, translated from the coding sequence ATGCAAACCCCCAAAATCAGCCCTGTGCGGTCCTGGTCTTGGGAAATTATATCACTTCTATTTGCCCTCGCACTCCTCGTCGCCATCATCGCAGTTCCAGCACATTATAATGACAAAGTTCTAAAACGATGGCCGTACGATATCAGTCTCAACACCACAATCGCCATTCTGAGCACCTTTATGCGGGCGTCTATGATGCTCGTTGTCGCTGAATTGATCGGGCAGATGGGATGGTACTCTCTACGAAAACCGCGTCCTGTTTCAGACCTTCACCACTTCGACAATGCGAGTCGAGGCATCCTTGGAGCTATAAAGCTGTTCTGGAATGTCCCTCCACGTCTCGCAAGCATCATCGCCgcaatcatcatcatcctttcACCCGCTATTGCACCATTTTCTCAGCAAGCTGTCAGGACTGTCCCTTGCTCACGCGAAGTCTCAGGTTCAGCTTCCTTGCCAATCTCACACTACGTCCCAGCTCCAGAGTCATCATATCGAGTCTCTTCCGCTCAACGCGAGATTTCAAACGATATGAAGGCTACCATGATTAATGGTCTTGTCAATCCCAACGGAAAAGACATAAATATCGAAGCTACATGCGCCAGTGGAAACTGCACCTTTGCAGAAAACTCACAAGGCGTGACCCATACCTCTGTTGCAATGTGTAGTTCATGTCTTGACACTACCGAGTTCATCAAGTTGAATATCACCAACGAGGAAACAGGCTATCCAATCGTCAACTATACTTTGCCAAACGGGCTATATTTTATTCCGATAAGAGGCCGGCTGTTGGATACTGCAACTGGAGACGTTGATTGGGCTCTTGGTGGAGTTGATTCTGATTTTGCAGAAATGACAAAAAGATCAATCACgaacttgaccatcttgacCTCGTCACAGAGTGCCTGCACAAACATATCCAGAAATGAAGCGGATTGTCCCGAGGATAGATTCACCAACGACCTACCGGAACCTAAGCACTACAGGGCGCAGAATGCAGTAGCCATGACCTGCGCGCTCTACCCTTGTCTAAAACATTACCACGCCCAGGTCAAGGTAGGAAAGCTCGAGGAGAAAGTTGTCAATAAAGAGCCGTTGACGCCTATTGAGATCAATTTGAACGACGAAGGAGGGGGAGCGGCCAAGAATATCAACCGAGTTACCGTCCAGTCGCCTTGTTTGGTTGATGGCGAGGAATACAACTTTGACAATTTCTCTCGCATGGCCGAATCCACAGAGGGCGCCTCAACAGTGGAGATTGACGGCAAAAATTATACCGCTCCGAACCAGTGCATATACGAATTTGGGTTTGGATACTCAATGGGCTTTGGGGCCTTCATGAGAGATACACTCTTTAATAGAGCCTGCAATGCAAGTTATATGGTAGGATCACCTGCAGATTGCGGCAGCAGATGGTGGCTTACCCCTCTATACAACTCATCCTACGAAACCCTGGATACTGCAATGGATGAGTTCACCACGGCTATTACGAACAACTTCCGCAGGCAAGCAAGAAGAGGTTTTAATACCTCAGGGACAGATAGAGTCACGGGAACAGTAAACGAAACCACCATCTGTACCGTCTTTGACTGGCGCTGGATTTTACTACCAGCTGGCTTGATGGCAATCACAATGGCGTTATTGATCCACGTTGTTGTTCAAAGCTACACCAACACAACATTGCCTATCTGGAAGACATCCGTTCTGCCGCTGTTGTTCTACGGGCCCAATGTCTTGAACGACCAGACTCGTGAAACTGACGTGGATGAGCTCCAGAGACATGCAGGGAAAATAAAGGTGGAAttcaaggatgatgatggcatTAGGTTGCGGAGAATTGATACCACAGCAACGGAGAGTTGA